From the genome of Triticum aestivum cultivar Chinese Spring chromosome 3B, IWGSC CS RefSeq v2.1, whole genome shotgun sequence, one region includes:
- the LOC123069291 gene encoding uncharacterized protein produces the protein MTLLSSAPLRPSLTQFTHSSPSPPLLTPPKPKQERPEELRIRARMANLLHLPDLAAARPPAAGVARRREARVVAAARAGGRVKQEEPGTGTGRGRVIRVTDPVRNGRLPVPAPPPLFSVPMTPASESPAATTRRDDDEEERRRYYLNLGYAIRTLREEIPDVFYKEPSFDIYRDDIVFRNPFNKFEGIDNYRSLFWGLRFTGRIFFKALWVDIVSIWQPAENLIMIRWIAHGIPRVPWDGHARFDGASIYKLDRNGKIYEHKVHNIATNPPTKYKVLSVQELVRSLSCPSTPKPTYFEASSQSLSTASLYSRLAWIRRLANLRGG, from the exons ATGACCCTTCTCTCCTCCGCTCCGCTCCGCCCCTCTCTCACGCAGTTCacacactcctctccctctcctcctctcctcacCCCACCAAAACCTAAGCAAGAAAGGCCAGAGGAGCTCCGAATTCGGGCTCGAATGGCCAACCTCCTGCACCTCCCGGACCTCGCGGCGGCCCGGCCGCCGGCGGCCGGCGTCGCGCGGAGAAGGGAGGCGAGGGTCGTGGCGGCTGCCAGGGCCGGGGGCCGCGTGAAGCAGGAGGAGCCCGGGACGGGGACGGGGAGGGGGCGGGTGATCAGGGTCACGGACCCCGTGCGGAACGGGAGGCTGCCGGTGCCGGCGCCCCCGCCGCTCTTCTCCGTGCCGATGACGCCGGCctcggagtcgccggcggcgaccacgcggcgggacgacgacgaggaggagcggcGCAGGTACTACCTCAACCTGGGCTACGCCATCCGCACGCTCAGGGAGGAGATACCCGACGTCTTCTACAAGGAGCCCAGCTTCGATATATACAG AGATGATATCGTCTTCAGAAACCCTTTCAATAAATTCGAGGGCATTGACAATTACAGAAGTCTATTCTGGGGATTGCGCTTTACTGGACGTATCTTCTTCAAAGCATTATGGGTTGATATAGTTAGTATATGGCAGCCTGCCGAGAATCTTATTATGATTCGCTGGATTGCCCACGGCATTCCTAGAGTCCCATGGGATGGCCATGCCCGCTTTGATGGTGCCTCCATTTACAAACTCGACAGGAATGGGAAGATCTATGAGCATAAGGTACACAACATTGCTACGAACCCACCGACAAAGTACAAGGTCCTGTCTGTTCAAGAGCTAGTCAGATCACTTAGCTGTCCGTCCACTCCAAAACCAACGTATTTCGAGGCTTCATCTCAATCTTTGAGCACGGCGTCACTTTATTCAAGGTTGGCATGGATCAGACGCTTAGCAAATCTCAGAGGAGGATAG